The segment GATGTGGTCAAGCTAGTGAGCAACTGTTTTCCAGAGCTGCACACAGAGGTTACTGGACTCCCAGTAGAGAATTCTAGAGTATTACCTGGATTGCTGCTGCATAGGCACTTTTCAGTGTACTGTCCAGCAGAGGGAGAACTGAGAGCACTGATTGTGACAGAACAGATCCATCAGAGTCTCTCCACATCTGACATAGATTTTCTTGTCAGTTCAGAGGCACAGTTACTATTTTCCGAGCAATATCTACGAGAAAGGACTGAAAATATTATGAAACATTTCCGTAACAATCAAGTCAAACTGATTTTATCAAGCGTTAAACAACCAGAAATTGTACTGTACTTTGCAAAAGAATTTGGAATATCCATAGTTGACTGTTTACCATCTGAAGAGATTGATCTTGTATACAAATTTACAGGTGTAGCTCCGCTGTCTGTGCCAATAAGGGAAACATTTCTTGGCCATATTACAGATACATTCATAGTTTTAGGCTGCCGGCCAATTTTACTGGGATCAAGAAAGTATGTTCACCTTAGTTTAAATGTCTTTTCTAACTTAAAGCCTCACTGTGTTGTCTTATGTGGGCCTGTGAAGGGATTTACTGAACAGCTTGTTTCATCTTTCTCTGGTGCCTTTATTATGCTCCGGCATTTGTTTCAGCAGTGGAATGCCAATGTGGAATATACAACAGCAAGACAAAGATGCAAACTTAGTGAAACTATATCGCTGCCAGAACAGAGTTTGTTCTGTGACATTTACAGGAATGACTCTGCTTATTATAAATGTGAATTGCAAACAGTTTATCCCAGCACCAACATAAACTCTACAAACAAAGAAGTAAAAACCTCATTAGAACACATTCCTGAAGGCTGTACTCATAATTTAAATAAACAGCCTCAGAAAAACATTGTTGAACAAGTATGTTTAAACCAAGAAGATGAAAGTCTCCAACACATTTGTGGATTTTTAGAGAACGAAAGTTCAAACGTGGAGACTATTTCTGAGAGCTCATGTACTAAGGTATCCAGTGTAACCACGTGCAAGCTCAGTAGTCTATGTGATATCACTGAACAGCTACATTCAGCAACAAGTGTGAAGAGTGGAGTGCTGGTGCCAGGGGGAGGAACCTTTGAAATGTTGTTACACTATTATCTCCACCACTTTGGACAAAAATGTGATGATACAGAGCTTGCACTGCTTTGTCGGTTAGTTGGTAATGCTTTATTATCTATTCCTAAACACATTtgcagaagaaagaaaagaaatgcgAGTTTTGCTCGGTTTTATGCACAATTCGTTAATACTCTGCAAGGTGAAGGAGACCCAGAGACCATTGAAACAGACTTTGAGTCTCTGTCTTGTAAATATCAGCTAGTGGCTTCAGTCTTTCATTGTATCAGCAAGCTTGTGGCCATTGATTTCATTCTTGCCACCAAGAAAGTGTCTCCTAAGGCTAAATGTGAGTCTGATGAGGATCTGTGAATAAGACAATGGATTGTAATTACAAGATTGCAATAAATCAAAAAGGACGTagagtcaaaataaagttttcatgattcagatagaacatgtaatttcaatcaactttccaatttacttctgttatcaaatttactttgttcttttggtgttctttgttgaagagtatacataggtgggctcaggagcgtcAGTGCGCTGCTGGTAGCTAGCGGATGGTTGGTGACTGCATatgtgtgcctcttgtcattggcttaccagatgtgttcagctagctcccagtagtgcattgctgattcttagCCTACTCGTTAAGAGACACCAAGcgtcaaatttgataattgaagtcaattggaaagttgttctgaatttgcatgttctgtctgaatcatgaaagtttaattttgactgtactgtcattttaacaaactatcgcctagatttagagttttgtcggtaacgacccgcgtagctaacgctggcttttttctggccgcacctttaaaataactctggtattgagagtccacagaatggcagcgttaggctccaaaaagggagcgtacaggcatatttaacgccactgcaactctcgataccagagttgcttacggacgcggccagcctcaaaaacgtgctcgtgcacgattcccccataggaaacaatggggctgtttgagctgaaaaaaaaacctaacacctgcaaaaaagccgtgttcagctcctaacgcagccccattgtttatggggaaacacttcctacgtctgcacctaacaccctaacatgtaccccgagtctaaacacccctaaccttacacttattaacccctattctgccgcccccgctatcgctgacccctgcatattatttttaacccctaatctgccgctccgtaaaccgccgctacttacattatccctatgtacccctaatctgctgcccctaacaccgccgacccctatattatatttattaacccctaatctgccccccacaacgtcgcctccacctgcctacacttattaactcctaatccgcctcactaaccctataataaatagtattaacccctaatctgccctccctaacatcgccgacacctaacttcaaacattaacccctaatctgccgactggagctcaccgctattctaataaatgtattaacccctaaagctaagtctaaccctaacacccccctaagttaaatataatttaaatctaacaaaataaattaactcttattaaataaattattcctatttaaagctaaatacttacctgtaaaataaaccctaatatagctacaatataaattataattatattatagctattttaggatttatatttattttacaggtaactttgtatttattttaaccaggtacaatagctaaaatagttaaaataattacaaaattacctgtaaaataaatcctaacctaagttacaattaaacctaacactacactatcaataaattaattaaataaaatacctacaattacctacaattaaacctaacactacactatcaataaattaattaaataaaatacctacaattacctacaattaaacctaacactacactatcaataaattaattaaataaaatacctacaattacctacaattaaacctaacactacactatcaataaattaattaaataaaatacctacaattacctacaattaaacctaacactacactatcaataaattaattaaataaaatacctacaattacctacaattaaacctaacactacactatcaataaattaattaaatacaatatctacaaataaatacaatgaaataaactaactaaagtacaaaaaataaaaaagaactaagttacaaaaaataaaaaaatatttacaaacatcagaaaaatattacaacaattttaaactaattacacctactctaagccccctaataaaataacaaagacccccaaaataaaaaaatgccctaccctattctaaattactaaagttcaaagctcttttaccttaccagccctgaacagggccctttgcggggcatgccccaaagaattcagctcttttgcctgtaaaaaaaaacacatacaatacccccccccaacattacaacccaccacccacatacccctaatctaacccaaaccccccttaaataaacctaacactaagcccctgaagatcttcctaccttatcttcaccataccaggttcaccgatcgatccagaagagctcctctgatgtcctgatccaagcccaagcggggggctgaagatgtccatgatctggctgaagtcatcatccaagcgggagctgaagaggtccatgatccagctgaagtcttctatcaacggcatcttcaaacttctttcttccggatccatcatgcagacctccgacgcggaacatcctgctggcccgacggactaccgacgaatgaaggctcctttaagggacgtcatccaagccaatcagaatcaagttcaatccgattggctgatccgatcagccaatcagattgagctcgcattctattgactgttccgatcaaccaatagaatgcaagctcaatctgattggctgatcggatcggccaatcggattgaacttgattctgattggctgattccatcagccaatcagaattttcctaccttaattccgattggctgatagaatcctatcagccaatcggaattcgagggacgccatcttggatgacgtcccttaaaggagccttcattcgtcggtagtccgtcgggccagcaggatgttccgcgtcggaggtctgcaagatggatccggaagaaagaagattgaagatgccgttgatagaagacttcagccggatcatggacctcttcagctcccgcttggatgatgacttcagccggatcatggaccacttcagctcccgcttggatgatgacttcagccggatcatggacatcttcagccccctgcttgggcttggatcaggacatcggaggagctcttctggatcgatcggtgaacctggtatggtgaagataaggtaggaagatcttcaggggcttagtgttaggtttatttaagggggatttgggttagattaggggtatgtgggtggtgggttgtaatgtgggggggggcattgtatgtgtttttttacaggcaaaagagctgaatttcttggggcatgccccgcaaagggccctgttcagggctggtaaggtaaaagagctttgaacttttgtaatttagaatagggtagggcatttttttattttgggggtctttgttattttattagggggcttagagtaggtgtaattagtttaaaattgttgtaattttttctaatgtttgtaaatatttttttattttttgtaacttagttcttttttattttttgtactttagttagtttatttaattgtagttatttgtaggaattgtatttaatttatttattgatagtgtagtgttaggtttaattgtagataattgtaggtattttatttaatttaatgatagtatagtgttaggtttaattgtaacttaggttaggatttattttacaggtaattttgttattattttaacttggtaactattaaatagttcttaactatttaatagctattgtacctggttaaaataattacaaagttgcctgtaaaataaatattaatcctaaaatagctacaatgtaattattcgttatattgtagctatattagggtttattttacaggtaagtatttagctttaaataggaattagttatttaataagagttaatttatttcgttagaataaaattatatttaacttaggggggtgttagggttagaattagctttaggggttaataaatttaatagagtagcggtgagctccagtctgcagattaggggttaatgtttgaagttagatgtcggcgatgttagggagggcagattaggggttaatactatttattatagggttagtgaggcggattaggggttaataactttattataatagcggtgcggtccggtcggcagattaggggttaataagtggaggcaggtggaggcgacgttgtggggggcagatttggggttaataaatataatatagaggtcggcggtgttaggggcagcagattaggggtacataaggataacgtaagtagcggcgctttgcggtcggcagattaggggttaattattgtaggtagctggcgacgacgttgtggggggcagattaggggttaataaacataggggtcggcggtgttaggggcagcagattaggggtacataagtataacgtaggtggcggtcggcagattaggggttaaaaaaatttaatagagtggcggcgatgtggggggacctcggtttaggggtacataggtagtttatgggtgttagtgtactttagagcacagtagttaagagctttatgaaccggcgttagcccagaaagctcttaactactgacttttttctgcggctggagtttggtcgttagatttctaacgctcacttcagacacgactctaaataccggagttaggaagatcccattgaaaagataggatacgcaattgacgtaaggggatctgcggtatggaaaagtcgcggctgaaaagtgagcgttagaccctttcctgactgactcaaaataccggcggtagcctaaaaccagcgttaggagcctctaacgctggttttgacggctaccgccaaactctaaatctaggcctaagtgagtgaATTGTTTAGAATGCAGTCatactttgtttgctgcaattggttttcaacaCCCAAACTCTACGAACAAATTGCTATATTTGTTCAACGCCTGAGTCTTCTAAAGGGCACTGTGTAACT is part of the Bombina bombina isolate aBomBom1 chromosome 6, aBomBom1.pri, whole genome shotgun sequence genome and harbors:
- the BBS10 gene encoding Bardet-Biedl syndrome 10 protein, with the translated sequence MEMNISKILQVAESLEDIVCRCFGPCGGQVLVIKSTGDLLITKDGKTILESLLLDHPVARIIVSSASQHYSIAGDGVKSFIILLCGVLRELKVIADKNEGLRFLRSSHGKNKHQTQGPLLKRMSNMLMTFQTGVLEPIIVKYLSPHFHSVFSTLGKETILSKDSLQLILDAYFCGKIGYANHMFISSLASEFLYKCLLSDFNIIDVVKLVSNCFPELHTEVTGLPVENSRVLPGLLLHRHFSVYCPAEGELRALIVTEQIHQSLSTSDIDFLVSSEAQLLFSEQYLRERTENIMKHFRNNQVKLILSSVKQPEIVLYFAKEFGISIVDCLPSEEIDLVYKFTGVAPLSVPIRETFLGHITDTFIVLGCRPILLGSRKYVHLSLNVFSNLKPHCVVLCGPVKGFTEQLVSSFSGAFIMLRHLFQQWNANVEYTTARQRCKLSETISLPEQSLFCDIYRNDSAYYKCELQTVYPSTNINSTNKEVKTSLEHIPEGCTHNLNKQPQKNIVEQVCLNQEDESLQHICGFLENESSNVETISESSCTKVSSVTTCKLSSLCDITEQLHSATSVKSGVLVPGGGTFEMLLHYYLHHFGQKCDDTELALLCRLVGNALLSIPKHICRRKKRNASFARFYAQFVNTLQGEGDPETIETDFESLSCKYQLVASVFHCISKLVAIDFILATKKVSPKAKCESDEDL